The nucleotide window CTATAGGAATGCCAATAATAGGAGTATTCCTTGGGTTGGTGTACAAAGGTATTGACAGGAGAGTATCTGCAAGAATGACGTCAAGAATAGGGCCCCCAATAAGACAGCCCTTCTGGGATGTGGGTAAGTTACTCCTTAAAGAAACCGTTGTACCGGAAAACGCGGTAAGGTGGATTTTCAACGCAATGCCTATCCTGGCATTTGCTTCATCAATGACTCTCCTCCTTTATATCCCCTTCGGCATCTTAAGGGCACCTTTAGAAGGATACGGTGATCTGGTAGTAATCTTATATCTCTTAACTCTTCAGGCACTTGCAATGGCAATCGGTGGATTTGCCTCGGGAAGTCCGTTTTCTTCAGTGGGAGCACAGAGAGAAATGGTTCTAATGATGAGCTACGAAATGCCCTTTGCAATAGTTATAACGGGCTTTGCCCTGATTTACAAGAGTTTTTCATTGAGCACAATAGCCTCTACCCCCGTATGGAGCATTGTAGGTCCTTTGGGAGGATTGGGAGTTCTATTGCTCTTGATAGCATTCCTATGGGTAACTCCAGCAGAGTTGGCTAAGCTTCCGTTTGATATAGCCGAGGCTGAAACTGAAATAGCAGAAGGTATGCTTGCCGAGTACAGCGGAAGAAACCTTGCTTTGTTCTACCTTTCAGATGCAGTTAGGGGCTTTGCCATGATAGCCTTGGAGGTAGTTTTATTCTTCCCCTTCACATTGAGCTACCTGTTTGGCTTGAATCTTTCGGGAGCCGCTCTCTATATAGCTGAAGGTCTGTGGTTCCTCTTTAAAGTGCTGGTGCTTTATATTCTAGCGGTAACGCTGGTCAGGACATCCTTCGCAAGGTTCAGGATAGAGCAGGCATCGAGGATCTTTTGGGTATACGTGAACATAATAGCCCTGCTTGGAGTGATATTGATATGGGCGGAGGTGATGTGAAGTGCCAACAAAAGCAATGTTCCTAATGATAAAACAGATGCTTCAGAGGCCGTTTACAAATCCATTTCCGGTAAAGCACGCTCCAAAAGATGTGACATCGCTTGTTGAAAAGATCCAAAAAGGAGAAGTAAAGATACACCCTCCAGTTCCTGTTCCAGAAGGATTTAGGGGGAAGCTGCACTACGATCCCGAGAGATGCATTGGGTGCAGGCTGTGTATAACGGTATGCCCTGCAAACGCCATGGAATGGATTCCGGAGCTTAGGAAAATAAGGCACTATGTTTCCCGTTGCATGTTCTGTGCCCTCTGTGTGGATGTGTGTCCGGGCAAAAAGTTTCCGGGAGAGGAGAAGGCTGTAAAGGCACTATCTATGAGTGATGAATTCCTCATTGCCGACTACGACAAATACAGCGACAACCTTATAGAGGAACCACCTGAGGCTAAGGAAAAAGGTATTTAATTACCTTTCTTTATTCTTTATCATGATACTCGTCGGAACGTGTGGTTTTTGTGAAGGCAAGAAGAGGTATTTTGAAGACTTCAGCACTGTAGAGGTTCAGCAAACTTTTTACAAGATCTTGCAGGAAAAGACCCTCCAAAAATGGAGAAAAGAAGCCCCAGAAGATTTTGTGTTTTCTATTAAGGCATTCCAGGGTATAACACATCCTCCCACTAGCCCCACATGGAGAAGGAGCAACGTAAAGCCATCCAGAGATGTGGGATTGTTAAGACCTACAAAGAAGGTTTTTAGGTACTGGGAGCTTACACTTAAAGAAGCTGAGGCGTTGGGAGCAAAGTTTATTCTGATTCAGCTCCCCAAGAGTTTTAAAGAAAATGAAGAAAGCTTTGCTAATGCAGAAAAATTCTTTAAGCAGATAGAAAGGAGGGATTTTGAAATTGCAGTTGAACTTAGAGGTTGGAGTGAAAAGGGAATAGAGAAATTCGTTAGGGAGTTTGATCTCATCGATGTCACAGACCCTACACTACGGAAACCCACTCATGGGGGAGTGATCAATTACTACCGCCTTCACGGAGCTTATCAGGAAGGAAGGATAATATACAAACACAAATACAGTGAAGAAGAGTTAAGGGTGATAGCCAAAAAAGTCAAAGAGTGGAACAAGGCAGAGAGCTACGTTTACTTCAACAACGTCTATACCCTAGTTCCCACCACCTGTGAAGTTGTATAATCTGTCCAGATTCACGGCCAGAATCGCCCCTAAAATCCTGACAGCTAACCCCCTCAAACTAACACTCCTGCTCGGCCTCAGAAGAAACTCAGAAAACTTCGAAAACAAAGTCTCAATCCTCCTGCGAAAGTCAGACAAGTACTTGTAAAACTTCTTCTCCTCCAGATTACTAACCTGATTCTCCCGCTTCACCGGCGTGTAAACAACGCCAAACTTCAGGAATTCCTCCTGAAGTTCTCTACTAACGTAACCCTTATCCAAAAACAGAAAACAGCCAGAAAACTCCTCAACAATCACCCAGAACTTTTCCCTGACAACACTCACATCATGCTTATTCGCCGGATCAACGGACAGCAAAGCCAGCAAATTTCCATCAGAGTAACAGGTCAGCTTGTACCCATAGTAAAACTTTTTTTAGAGGGAACAAACCCAACTGCGGGCTTTTCAGAGATGACTTCTGAAGAACCCTCCTTATCCTTCCTGTTTTTTCTGGCCAACTCCTTGGTCTGAATGGGCTTTGAGTCCAGTATTCTAACGTATTCTCTGGCGTGTTTTTTGAATAATTCTTCCTGCGCTAGGAGCAGGAGTTTTTCGTGCCTGTTCAAGCGTTCTGTTAGTTTGTTGTACCTGATTTTGGGGAACAGCTTCATTTCTTCGATTAGGACTCTGTAAGCGTGCTTGTAAACTCCGTTAAAGTGCAAGTGTGCTAGTATTGCGAAGGTTATTAGGTCGTAGAGGCTGATTATTTCCCTGTGAGTGTTTTTCGGGTAGTGTTTGCTGATTATCGGATAGATTTCGGATTTTATGATCAGGATTTCCTGCTGAAAGTTCATAACAACCACCAATCAACCAAAAGACTTAAGTGCTTATAACTCTAACGATCTAATGGGAACTAGGGTAACGTCTATATGTGCGACGATGCCAAGCGTTTTATTCAAATCCTGGCTTTCTAATTTTTACAACATCTTTGTTGACAAGGTTCGGTGGGACTTCCCCTTTGGCAAATGCTATTAAGTTCTTTGCAACCAGCTCTGCCATTCCCTCTCGTGCTTCATGAGTTGCGCTGCCTATGTGTGGGGCTAAAACAACGTTCTTCAACTTGAAAAGCTCCTCGTTATAGTAGGGTTCTTCCTCGAAGACGTCCAAGCCTGCCCCTGCAATCCATCCTTCTTTTAATGCTTTGATTAGGGCATTTGTATCGACAACTGCCCCTCTAGAGGTATTTATGAGAATTGCATTGGGCTTCATAAGCTTGAGCTCCTTCTCCCCTATCAGATGGTAAGTTTCTTTGGTTAGGGGAACGTGAAGGCTTATAAAGTCGCTCTCTTTCAAAAGGGTTTCAAAGTCTACATATTCTGCATCAATTTCTTTTTCTGCCTCCGGTTTGCGAGTTCTTGAGTAATAAATGATTCTCATCCCGAATCCTCTAGCTCTCTTTGCCATAGCCTGACCAATTCTTCCAAACCCCACTATCCCCAAAGTCTTTCCTTTCAGCCCATATCCTAAAAACATTAGCGGATGCCAGCCGACTTCGCTTTTCTTCCATTCGCCACTCCTCACAAAGGCATCAGCCTCTACAATTCTCCTCGCAACCGATAGAAGAAGGGCAAATGCAAGGTCAGCCGTTGCATCCGTAAGGACTCCGGGGGTGTTTGTAACGTATATTCCTCTTTTTGTAGCCCCTTCTATGTCTATGTTATCATAGCCGACTGCATACTGGGCTATTATCCTCAATCTGGGGGCGTTTTCTAGCAGCTCCTCGTCTACTTTGTCCGTCACAAGAGTCACTAGGGCATCGACCTCTCTGACTTTCTCTAAGAGCACTTCCCGTGGAGGTGCTTTTGGATCCTCCCAGAGTTCTATTTCGTAGAATTCTTCGATCATCTTAATTCCATTTTCCGGAATTTGTCGGGTTATGAACACTTTAGGCTTCATGGCATTCCCCTTCTAAGATAAGGGTCAAAACGTATAAATACCTTTATGAAGATTAGTTAATGGTGATGTGGATGGATTATACCAAATATCTAGCCGGAAGGGCGAATTGGATTAAGGGCTCCGCTTTAGCTGAGGTTATGAAAAAGGCTTCAGAACTTCAAAAGAAAGGAATGAAATTGATTTCCCTCGCGGCTGGAGACCCAGATCCGGAGTTAATCCCAAGGACAGCCCTTGGAGAAATAGCAAAAGAAGTCCTTGAAAAAGAGCCAAAGTCTGTTATGTATACTCCAGCAAATGGAATCCCGGAGCTTAGGGAAGAACTGGCAAGGTTTTTGAAAAAATATGATCATTTGGAAGTTTCTCCAGAAAACATTGTTATTACAATAGGAGGAACCGGAGCGCTGGATCTCCTTGGAAGGGTTTTAATAGACCCTGGAGATGTCGTGATAGCAGAGAACCCCTCTTATATAAACACCTTGCTGGCATTTGAGCAGCTGGGAGCCAAAATTGAGGGAGTCCCAGTTGACAATGACGGTATGAGAGTGGATCTGCTGGAGGAGAAAATAAAGGAGCTTAAAGCTAAAGGGCAGAAAATTAAGTTCATCTATACCATCCCAACCGGTCAGAATCCGATGGGCGTCACCATGAGCATGGAACGCAGAAAAGCCCTGCTTGAAATTGCATCTAAATATGACCTCTTAATAATTGAAGATGCCGCTTATAATTTCATGAGATATGAGGGAGGGGATATAGTACCCCTAAAGGCTCTGGACGATGAGGGAAGAGTCATTGTGGCAGGAACGCTTAGCAAAGTCCTTGGAACTGGATTCAGAATTGGATGGATAATAGCCGAGGGAGAAATCCTCAAAAAGGTTCTTATGCAGAAGCAGCCTATTGACTTCTGTGCCCCAGCTATTTCTCAATACATCGCTCTGGAATACTTAAAGAGGGGCTATTTCGAGAAGTATCACCTGGAAGGGGCACTCCTAGGTTATAAAGAAAAGAGGGACATCATGCTGAAGGCTCTGGAGGAAAACCTGCCGGATGCAGAATTTACAAGGCCAATAGCGGGAATGTTCATTATGCTGTTCTTACCAGAAGGAGCGGACGGAATAGCCTTCGCAGGTGAACTAATGGAGAAGAAGGGAGTAGTGGTAGTCCCAGGAAAGCCGTTCTACACAGATGAAAGTGGAAGAAACGCCATAAGACTTAACTTCTCAAGGCCAAGCAAGGATGACATTCCGGTAGGAATTGAAAAGCTTGCTGAATTGTATAAGGAGAAGTTCCGCCCATAATCTCTTTTCTCTTTTTCTTAATGTCTCTTAGCATCTTATACCTTATACTTTGTCTTGGAATTTTTTCAGAAGAGTCAGAAGTCTTTTGGTGCGGGGGCGGGGATTTGAACCCCGGAACCCCTACGGGACGGGACCCTCAATCCCGCGCCTTTGACCAGGCTCGGCAACCCCCGCAAGAGCGCCGTTTATTTCTCTTCTCAGTTGGTTTATAAATTTTTCTGTCCCTTCCGAGATACTGTTAGGATAAGCTGTGGGGTGTCAGGTTTAAGTTACTGGCAGTACTTTAGAAAAAGAAGGGGGAACATGAAGTCTGAAACCATTATTTACTGGGTGGTTTCAGCCTTAAAACCCTTTCGTCGCAACAAAATCCCACCAGAAAAGAAAATCAGGGGAGTAGAATTATACCTGCGAGGCCTCAGTTACCGGCAAACCGCCAGAATACTCAAAATCAGTCACGTAACAGTCTGGGAGGCAGTCCAAAAACTCGCAGAAGCAGTTTACAAGCCAAAAATCCTCGCAGTCAAAAAACAGCGAAACTTCATCGCAGTTGACGAAACAGTAATAAAAATCAACGGGAAGAAAAGATACCTCTGGGCTGCAATTGACGTTGAGAGCAAGGAAGTTTTAGCAGTCTGGATTACGACTGTTAGAAACTGGTGGGTTGCCAGGGATTTCATTCTGGTTGTTTTAAAGTCGTGTGAAGGGCAGCCTGTCTTTCTGGTTGACAGGGCGAGCTGGTATAAGTCTGCTTTTAAGAGTTTGAGGTTGGGTTATCTGCATGTGACTTTCGGGCCGAGGAACAGTGTTGAGCGCTGGTTTAGGACGTTGAAGGAGAGGACGAAGCGTTTCTGGAATAATTTCAGGGGTAAAGACTGGAGGAGGGTTCATAGGTTTGTTTTTCTGTTTGCCTTCTGGTATAATTTTGTCAGAATTCATTCTAGTTTTGGTGATCCGCCTGGTGATGTTACTGAATGGCTTCAGGAGGTGATGCCCCAGTTATCCTAACAGTATCCCTTCCGACATCCTTTTGATAATAGGTGGGATAACTCGCGAGGATAATCAGCCCCCTAATACCGTTTTGGGAAAAAAGGAGAGTTGTGAAAGGTGAAAGCACTGTTTACTCTGCGAATTCGGTTGTAAATCTTTTTGAACCAACCAGCAGAATCAATAGAGGACTTTTCCGGGTGCACCGCATGATTCTGAATTGGATTAAAAATGACGAGCTTATATGGTAAATTAACAATTTTAGTAGTCGGAGCAGCGTTAATGCGTTTAATTTTCCGGGTAAAGCTTATCAGAACATTTGAAAAGGAACATAGGGGAGAATAAAGTTATGCTCCCTGGAGTTTCAGTATTGCCTCTGCTAAGTCTCCTTTTGTTTCCTCTAATGCCTTTTTGGCAGTTTCATAGTCAACGCCCGCCTGTTCCATAACGAGCCTTATGTCTTCATCGGATATGTTAAGGACTTCTCTGACTTCTTCTTTGCCCACTATCTGGTAGCTCTTTTCTCCCATGGCGGTTATTACAGTTACTGCGGCGTCTTTTATGACGATTTCTTTGTTTTCAAGTTTTATTACAACTTCTTTAACTCCCTCAAGTTCTTCCATAGTAATTCCAAGCTGTTTCATGAGCTTCTGCATTTGTTTGGGGTTCATACCCTTCATTGGCATCATGCTTATCACCAGAAAGGAATCAAGAAATAAGGATATATAACGGTTTCCCAAAAATGAAAAATGTCATTGAGAACCCTTCTCTTCCGGGAAGTTTGAAGTTTCTTCGTTGCTTTTGATTATTCTCTGCCTGTATTCCTCGTATTTCTTTCTGGCTTCTTCAGCTTTATCTTTTTCTCCTAAGTACTCATAAGCCTCTGCAACGTGCTTCCACCACATGGGGTCGTTCTCAGCCTCTTTTAGGCAGTACTCGAGGAATTTTTGATAAGCTTCTCTCGCAAGCTCCTCCATGCCGAGCTTTCTCGCTATATTGCCAACATCCTCCCAGAAGACGCCCTCTTCTTGGGCTTCACCTTTGTAGTATTCCAAAGCTTTTTCCCAAGCCTTTTTGGCCTTTTCTTCATTGCCCAACTCTTCGTAAAGCTTTGCAACATCCTCCCAGAACCATGGCTCTTCTTCGGCATACCTCTCCAACGCTTTTGCAGCTCTCTCCATATTGCCTGCCTTTTTCCAGTATTCATGAGCTTCCTTGAGGTAGTAGGTGTCCTTTTCCTTCTCGTAAAGCTGCTCATAAATTTCAGCAGCCTTTTCGTATTTTTCGGCCTTTTCATATGCCCAGGCTGCACTTTCCATCCAGCCCAGCTTTTCATACATCTCTGCTGCTTTTAGGTAGTTTCCTTTCTTTTCGTACTTTCTTGCAGCGGCCTTGTATTTTCCGGCTCTTTCAAGGCTTTCAGCACTCCTAAAGCGGTCAGTCAAGCTCAAATCGGGCTCACTTATATACCATATACCGAACACAAGTCCAAAAGCGAAGAGGAGTATTATCCCACCAACTACCTTGAGTTTCTGCCAAGTAATGGTCAGATAGGTCGCGTATGCACTTAATGCTGTTGGGATTACCAAAAGCCCCGCGTACTTCCAGCTTTCTGCATAAAGCGTCAGTGCCAGGAAAAACCCAAGCATCAGTGTTAACCCTAAAAATCCTAAGCTCAGCACTATCCTAACCAGCATCCAGAAGCCCCATTTGTATATTATGCCGGCTGCTATTGCGATAATCGCTACGAGAAATCCTATGATATAAAGCTTCAGCTTGTCCATCCTTTCACCCCCTCCAGCATGAGTAAAAACTTTTTGTAGTCTATTTTTGGAGTATACCACCCTAACCCATTTGAAGCAACAACCCTGTGACAGGGAACCACTATAGGATATGGGTTTCTTTTCATTGCCCCACCGACAGCTCTTGGTGAGCTCTTGAGCATTTTAGCAAGCTCACCGTATGTTATGACTCGCCCTCTTTTAACCTTTTTTGTGAGGGCTTCGTAAACTTTCTTCTCAAAGGGAGTAGTTCCCTCAAAACTAAGGTACTTCAGTGCTTCATCGTTTTTGATTTCCCCTACAAGAACATTATAAACCAGTTGAGGAAAGCCGCTCTCTTTCTCCCTTAGGTCGACCTCTATGCCCCGCTTTTGCAAATGTTCGACTAAGGCTTTAATCCTTTCCTGAAGAAATTCCTCCCCATCAAGGGAAAAAGTTATGCCGTGAATTTTCTCCCCGTGAATCACGGCTATATGCAGTTTTCTTCCACGTATTTTGAATAAATCAACAGCGATCATCTTTGCATCTCTCCAATCGTTCAATGGCTTTCCTCAATGGCCCATACATGGAGTGTATCTCCTTTGCATATATAAACCCTCTTCCCAGAAAGCGCTGGAACATCATCACAGAAAGCTTTCTTCTTTCTAAATCTTTGGGGTACTCCAAAACGTTCAGGAACTGCTCCCACAGCTCAACCAGTCTAATCCTTTCCTCTTTTGTCGACTTTCTGAGCTTCTCTTTTACTTCCACAACTTCAGTCTTCCGCCTCTGCTTATAAAGCTCGTACAGTATCACGGCAACTGCATGGCTCAGGTTCATTACGGGGTATTCCTCACTGGTGGGAATTGTGACTGTAAAGTCGAGCTTCTTGAGTTCCTCATTGTCCAATCCCCTGCTTTCCCTTCCAAAAACAAGCCCCACAGCCCCATCGTAAAGAAAAACCCTCTTTGCGAATTCTTCTGGTGTTATTGGAGTTCTCTCCGGAATATAGTCCCCTCCTGCTACTCCACTGGTCCCTACTGCCAAATCAACCATTTTAAGGGCTTCATCAAGTGAGTCAACGAGTATTGCGTTTTCCAGAACATCCACGGCATGGACAGCAAATTTTCTTGCTGTTTTGTCATTTGGACTAACCTTTGGACTAACCAAGATAAGCTTCTTCACTCCAAAGTTTTTCATGACCCTTGCAATCGCCCCGAGGTTTATGGGATACTCGACCTCAACGAGTATTACCGCCAGCTCCATGACTGCAAGATATTTAAGGTAACGCGTTAAAATGGTTACGGTGAAGAGTGTGAAAAGGTGGTAAGAGGATGAAAATCTATATTCTCGGTGCAGGCTCCATAGGTTCCCTTTTTGGTGCACTTTTAACGAGAATTGGGGAAGATGTGACGCTGATAGGTCGGAAAGAACATGTAGAT belongs to Thermococcus bergensis and includes:
- a CDS encoding respiratory chain complex I subunit 1 family protein, with translation MTPETLFYAIGMPIIGVFLGLVYKGIDRRVSARMTSRIGPPIRQPFWDVGKLLLKETVVPENAVRWIFNAMPILAFASSMTLLLYIPFGILRAPLEGYGDLVVILYLLTLQALAMAIGGFASGSPFSSVGAQREMVLMMSYEMPFAIVITGFALIYKSFSLSTIASTPVWSIVGPLGGLGVLLLLIAFLWVTPAELAKLPFDIAEAETEIAEGMLAEYSGRNLALFYLSDAVRGFAMIALEVVLFFPFTLSYLFGLNLSGAALYIAEGLWFLFKVLVLYILAVTLVRTSFARFRIEQASRIFWVYVNIIALLGVILIWAEVM
- a CDS encoding 4Fe-4S dicluster domain-containing protein — translated: MPTKAMFLMIKQMLQRPFTNPFPVKHAPKDVTSLVEKIQKGEVKIHPPVPVPEGFRGKLHYDPERCIGCRLCITVCPANAMEWIPELRKIRHYVSRCMFCALCVDVCPGKKFPGEEKAVKALSMSDEFLIADYDKYSDNLIEEPPEAKEKGI
- a CDS encoding DUF72 domain-containing protein; amino-acid sequence: MILVGTCGFCEGKKRYFEDFSTVEVQQTFYKILQEKTLQKWRKEAPEDFVFSIKAFQGITHPPTSPTWRRSNVKPSRDVGLLRPTKKVFRYWELTLKEAEALGAKFILIQLPKSFKENEESFANAEKFFKQIERRDFEIAVELRGWSEKGIEKFVREFDLIDVTDPTLRKPTHGGVINYYRLHGAYQEGRIIYKHKYSEEELRVIAKKVKEWNKAESYVYFNNVYTLVPTTCEVV
- a CDS encoding IS982 family transposase (programmed frameshift); amino-acid sequence: MVVMNFQQEILIIKSEIYPIISKHYPKNTHREIISLYDLITFAILAHLHFNGVYKHAYRVLIEEMKLFPKIRYNKLTERLNRHEKLLLLAQEELFKKHAREYVRILDSKPIQTKELARKNRKDKEGSSEVISEKPAVGFVPSKKKFYYGYKLTCYSDGNLLALLSVDPANKHDVSVVREKFWVIVEEFSGCFLFLDKGYVSRELQEEFLKFGVVYTPVKRENQVSNLEEKKFYKYLSDFRRRIETLFSKFSEFLLRPSRSVSLRGLAVRILGAILAVNLDRLYNFTGGGN
- the gyaR gene encoding glyoxylate reductase, with protein sequence MKPKVFITRQIPENGIKMIEEFYEIELWEDPKAPPREVLLEKVREVDALVTLVTDKVDEELLENAPRLRIIAQYAVGYDNIDIEGATKRGIYVTNTPGVLTDATADLAFALLLSVARRIVEADAFVRSGEWKKSEVGWHPLMFLGYGLKGKTLGIVGFGRIGQAMAKRARGFGMRIIYYSRTRKPEAEKEIDAEYVDFETLLKESDFISLHVPLTKETYHLIGEKELKLMKPNAILINTSRGAVVDTNALIKALKEGWIAGAGLDVFEEEPYYNEELFKLKNVVLAPHIGSATHEAREGMAELVAKNLIAFAKGEVPPNLVNKDVVKIRKPGFE
- a CDS encoding aminotransferase-like domain-containing protein → MDYTKYLAGRANWIKGSALAEVMKKASELQKKGMKLISLAAGDPDPELIPRTALGEIAKEVLEKEPKSVMYTPANGIPELREELARFLKKYDHLEVSPENIVITIGGTGALDLLGRVLIDPGDVVIAENPSYINTLLAFEQLGAKIEGVPVDNDGMRVDLLEEKIKELKAKGQKIKFIYTIPTGQNPMGVTMSMERRKALLEIASKYDLLIIEDAAYNFMRYEGGDIVPLKALDDEGRVIVAGTLSKVLGTGFRIGWIIAEGEILKKVLMQKQPIDFCAPAISQYIALEYLKRGYFEKYHLEGALLGYKEKRDIMLKALEENLPDAEFTRPIAGMFIMLFLPEGADGIAFAGELMEKKGVVVVPGKPFYTDESGRNAIRLNFSRPSKDDIPVGIEKLAELYKEKFRP
- a CDS encoding IS6-like element ISPfu1 family transposase: MKSETIIYWVVSALKPFRRNKIPPEKKIRGVELYLRGLSYRQTARILKISHVTVWEAVQKLAEAVYKPKILAVKKQRNFIAVDETVIKINGKKRYLWAAIDVESKEVLAVWITTVRNWWVARDFILVVLKSCEGQPVFLVDRASWYKSAFKSLRLGYLHVTFGPRNSVERWFRTLKERTKRFWNNFRGKDWRRVHRFVFLFAFWYNFVRIHSSFGDPPGDVTEWLQEVMPQLS
- a CDS encoding nascent polypeptide-associated complex protein; amino-acid sequence: MKGMNPKQMQKLMKQLGITMEELEGVKEVVIKLENKEIVIKDAAVTVITAMGEKSYQIVGKEEVREVLNISDEDIRLVMEQAGVDYETAKKALEETKGDLAEAILKLQGA
- a CDS encoding tetratricopeptide repeat protein; protein product: MDKLKLYIIGFLVAIIAIAAGIIYKWGFWMLVRIVLSLGFLGLTLMLGFFLALTLYAESWKYAGLLVIPTALSAYATYLTITWQKLKVVGGIILLFAFGLVFGIWYISEPDLSLTDRFRSAESLERAGKYKAAARKYEKKGNYLKAAEMYEKLGWMESAAWAYEKAEKYEKAAEIYEQLYEKEKDTYYLKEAHEYWKKAGNMERAAKALERYAEEEPWFWEDVAKLYEELGNEEKAKKAWEKALEYYKGEAQEEGVFWEDVGNIARKLGMEELAREAYQKFLEYCLKEAENDPMWWKHVAEAYEYLGEKDKAEEARKKYEEYRQRIIKSNEETSNFPEEKGSQ
- the otg gene encoding methylated-DNA--protein-cysteine methyltransferase, producing MIAVDLFKIRGRKLHIAVIHGEKIHGITFSLDGEEFLQERIKALVEHLQKRGIEVDLREKESGFPQLVYNVLVGEIKNDEALKYLSFEGTTPFEKKVYEALTKKVKRGRVITYGELAKMLKSSPRAVGGAMKRNPYPIVVPCHRVVASNGLGWYTPKIDYKKFLLMLEGVKGWTS
- a CDS encoding RNA methyltransferase; translation: MELAVILVEVEYPINLGAIARVMKNFGVKKLILVSPKVSPNDKTARKFAVHAVDVLENAILVDSLDEALKMVDLAVGTSGVAGGDYIPERTPITPEEFAKRVFLYDGAVGLVFGRESRGLDNEELKKLDFTVTIPTSEEYPVMNLSHAVAVILYELYKQRRKTEVVEVKEKLRKSTKEERIRLVELWEQFLNVLEYPKDLERRKLSVMMFQRFLGRGFIYAKEIHSMYGPLRKAIERLERCKDDRC